The nucleotide window AAACTTGACAGCCAAGTTCTGACTCAAACTCATTCTGCAATTGTTAGAACCGTGATTGAGCATCGGGACGAAGCTACGTACGTGAGGCGGTTGTACATGAGCAACAGGCAGTACTTCATGAGCCAAATAGTGACAATCTGCATCTGCTCGACGACCAAGACCCATTTCGATCCGTACTCTCTCGTTCTAATCTCCTCGGCATCGAGGACGACGTGTTCGCTGGGATCGATGAGGTTACTGCTCGTTTGCGAAATAATCGACATGCCGACCATTAACACGGTATCGGTGAACTGTAACAATACAATTAGACAATTGCGTTGGTggattggtggtggtgatggtgacgGACCATTGCTACTACCATCAAGTAATCCTCAACTTGTAGCTTCTTGACTGAACCCAGTAACATCCGTCGTGATATCCTGTACGAGGGTCAGCTTTAAACCCAATTGATCCTTCGTGAAATGTATGTGTCTTACATTCTCGCAATGACAATGATCCACGATAGACTGTACCAAGTCCAtatctcagcctcaaacGCCGTCATTTTGTCGGTCGCACGTAATTAATTTGTCTACAAATCGGCTTCGTCTGGGTTGTCGGTTTCGGGGGGGATCGACGACGGGTGATTTCGTAgtggtgttggtgtcaaTTCGACGTGGAAGGGCTGTCGAGGATGCAACGGCGCATGACTTGGTCTGAATGAGACACTggaaataaaaaagaaagacGGACGCAACGCAGCAACAACACAAGCAACGCGGGGGTGGGTTAAAGGGGGGAAAACGGGAAACCAAGAGCTTGGGTTTAGTTTTTATTATTCCTCCGAAGGTGGAGTTTTTCGAGATTTGGGAATGAAAACCGTCTCAGGGGATCGGGGGGACAAACCAGTTCTTTAGCTTGGTCTAGAGCTGACATTAGTCCCGGTTTTACGCCACTGATTCTTCAAACATCGTTGGACCGAACAAAAGATGCGGGTGTCGTCGGTCCTTGGGAGAGGGCACATTAGCTGGGATGAGGCTCTGATTCGCTATCATCCTTGTCTCAATTCAGTGGGAACGAAGCTGCACGATCGAAGGAATGGCAATGCAGTTTTGCCACGTTTTGCAGGCGATTGTGATTCAAATGCTTGCAGCCATAGACGCAGGGCATGGGGGACCCCTTGATGCAAGCTGAGCCAGTAGATCATGTTACGTCTAGAACACCACCCTGCCCTGGACAAGGCCTGAACAAGCCCTGGAAGGATGGAAGCGCTCTTTTTCCTTTCGGTGGCGAACTAAACTGGCACAGTGGCGCCCAGCCCTCGCGTAACGTCTTCACATATCCATTCCTCGGGTGCTCTATCAACGGATCATGCCCGCTGACCCTGTTTTTTATCTCCCCGAATAAGCTAGACGCTGATTTACAGTGGGCTCATGGCTGCCAATAGACTTTGCTAGTTTCCTGCGCCAAGCAACCGATCGCGTGGGCACCAGGGGACTTGACTCGGTGATCACTCCATGAAAGCCCTCCCCCTCAAGCCAAGGGAAGATTGAGCCGGATCGTCAGTAACAGAATTGTCTCAGCTCCCCTCTGTCACTTTTGCGCTTATCTTGAAGTTGAGACCGAGCTATCCGAGCCAAGATTAGAAGATTGATGGTCGCGATAATTACTGCTTCTATCCATAGTCCTGTCAAAGAGGAGCACAGATCCTCCCCACTTACCGAATGAGGCATCTCGAATTACGTGACTCGTGGGAGGCTTTTTCTTAcactcttttctttttatttgAAGAGTGACATGTCTCTTTTCGATTCAGCTTCTTTGCATCAAAGCGTTCGCTTCTATGCAAGCCTCTTTTCTTAGCTATCGATTCTGGGTAAATGTTACCTGCTCTTTATCTCCTAGACCTTGCGCTTTGCTTCTCGGCTGcagtcttggcttcttgaacaTGTGGGTATCGGTAAACGATAACCGACCTCTTTCAAGTTCCCCGATATTATTCCCCTGAACTATTGCATTACACTTGTCAATAACTTGTGCTTATTCCATCCGGGGTAAGATTCATGGCCTCCGCGATAGCCAAGCAACGGAACCACTTGAGCTGTGTACTGTACCCTTATATGGTGGGTTATAAGGTGATCGGTCTCCGGAGATGATTCCGGATTTACCTTAGCGAATGCCCCCGTATAGAGTCCTCTCCACCGCGGGAGGCAGCCTTAAGAGGGAGGTGATAATTGACAAAGGGCCGAGACTGGTAACATGTAACATGTTATGCGACGATTGCTGATTTATATTACGTACAGTAGTCAATTGATCGTTGCAGGGTAGTTTTGAGTCTGGGGCATGCAAGACACCAAAAAAGCAATGCTTAATATTTCCTTCTAGAATAATGAGCGGCGCAGTAGAAACCCGGTCAAACGCAAAATGTCAGCTGTAACGTATAAGCAATGTCTTTTATATCCGTGGTTAGGGTCATTTGTCAGATTTTACAGAGGCAGGGAACCTTGATGATTTGCATTTGAGTTATTTTCTGTCTCGCTAAAACGTTTCGTTGATCATAATTTGTCAAAGCTCGTCAGCCTCAAATCATGACATAATATGCTGTGGCTTACACGTGGCTCAGTAATCAACCTTGATGAGGAATCACTCAATTGCGCAACATCACGTGATATGATTCCATTTCAAAGCGGCTCTTTGCGATTCTCTCAAGATCCATGAGAAAGCGGAGGCAGAGAGaaaataaggatataaacACATCGCAGCctcaacaacgccaagattACTCACATCAACTGCCGAAACTAAATCGACTTTCATCTCACCGTATCTCAAAACTCTCGTCAAAAACTTTGCCGATCTCTGTAGATCAATACCAGCAAAAAAACAAAATGGTGCATCATATCACTTCAAACGATGAGCTTCAAAAGCTCCTCTCGTCAACAACATATGTCGCCGTCGACTTCTTCGCAGACTGGTGTCCCCCCTGCAAAGCCATCGCCCCCGTGTACGAGCAACTCGCCACCAAGCACAGCGTCGACAATGTCCTCGCCTTTGCAAAAGTCAACGTAGACCACGTCCAAGACGCCGCGCGCCAGTACGGCATAACAGCCATGCCGACGTTCCTGTTCTTCAAGGAAGGGAAGCAAGTCGCTGTCAACGGGCAGGTTGAGATCAAGGGCGCTGACCCGAGGAGTCTGggggctgctgctgagaagtTGGGGGGACTAGCGCAGAAGAGGGTTTCTGGAGCGTAGAGTGATGAGGGTTTCGGGGATTTTACTCCTGGGGATCGGCCCGTGGAGTTTGGAATTGTTCTTTGGTCTTGCTTTAGCGTGTTGGCAGGAATGCAGCCATTGTGGAGGGGGAAAAAGTTAAGCTGGTGTGATGCTTTTAGTATGGTTAGCGACGAGACAAGGGAATAACAAACATGTCTGTTTCCGGATATGATTGAGTTTACGTGAAACGGGACTACAGGTGTATAGCGTCATTTGAGGTCTTTCTGACTCGATGACTGTGAGAACAATCAATAGAGGAATGCTATGAATCAATGTATGACGATGAATTATTATTCGCTGGTTACTAATGTTTCAAGTTTAACCGTGATATTGCGATCGTCATGTCAAAACTCGGGGATCAGCATCGGTGTGACACGCAATGACAATTGACAGCGGTTAGTGACCCAATCGTTTCCACAAAGTCCGGCCAAGAGTCCTTTAGCCTTCTAAAATGTTAAGATCAGCAGGATACTTACAGGGTCTTCCAAGGGTACGATTTCACCGATCCCTTTAACGGTCCTAAAGGCACATTTAAGTATTCACCCCATTTTTCCACTCTATCTACTTCTCTTATTTGATAGAACGGTGTCGGAATATCACTTGATTCCGTTGTCGATCTTGATTACCTGAATGTGCCTTTAGGACAGTTAAGGGATAGAATTGTGTGATTTGGTTGAAACTTTTGTTAACGTTCAGGGTAAGGGCCTCGTGAGACTCGTCTCAATATCGCTCAACTTCATGAGGGGATTATGGTTGAATCACAATTTGAGAACTTTTAAAGGTAAATAATTGACATAAAAATTAGACACTAGTAAAGAAGTGTTCACTTTGAATGACCATTTATCTATACTAAGACATTTCGAGGTGATGCTTTTGACGTCGCCTGGATACGTCGGTATGAAGTCGAGGAATATCTGCTAAGAGAAACAGTCTATCTGAGTGAACAATGCCCTGAAGAGCGTTTGGCCATGTAAGACGCCTTGCCAACGAGCAATCAATGAGAAAGACAGTAGAGGGTATTGTTCTCTTGGCATACCATTACAAGAAGGTAACGCGCTGCATCAAAGAACTGCCGCGACGCCTTTGGTGAACATGATCTATGTGAACGGGGTCTGGATTGTTATACCTCCGCCACTGCAGATGTAGATCGCGGGTTCAAGTAGGCTGGCAAAGGATTTTGATGGTACGGCTGTGGGTCGTCCTACAAGTGAACGCAATGTCTGCTGTATTATTTGACATCGGAGTTACAGACGTGGGAGGTCGTAGGAGAACTTTTATCTTGTGTTAAATCTTCACAAGTCTGAGCTCCTTGTTCCATCGCCTGCATAAGCTTCGTTTGCACCGTCGACACTTGTCACCCGAAGAAAGGAGATTTAGAGAGGTATAGTAACTGATAGGCTTGCGAACGACTCAAGCAAGTTAGTGTTGAGCGTTCCGGATAGGAAGGAATTGTTGCCACTCCACATTGCTGTTCGCATGTAACTAGCCATGGAAGCAATTGAACTCGATATGTGGCGTCATGGAGTCTACTTTTGACACCGGAATCGTTCCTGCTGCAGTAGTGACCGCTGAAGAATCCTTTCCAACACGAGCTGATTTCAAGTATGCTTGATTGGTAATATACGGCTGAATTACAAGGCTGCTGGGTCTTCACTATCTTCTCTATCAAAGCTACATTTTCTCACGCTTGATGTCCTGGAAGAGTCCACCTCGAGATCTACTCATCCATGCCTGTTCCCAAGTCTACTTTCTCTGTGCAACACTGAACCTGGACTAGTTTCCCGCAGCTTGCATTCCTGGTActccatcaacatcatcacgGCTCCATTTGGAAACAGTAATTATCCGCGGCGACGTTtctctcctcatcctcctcgatGGGACTGCCACGAACATGAGAGAGCATTTGGCGGGTCATCTTCCATGTCGCTGCGATCTGCTCAACCCACTCCGGATCGCCAAACTCAGGCTCTCTAACCTCAATCCAGTGGTGGTGAGGTTTCTCAGTTGGTTCAAGATCCTGTTCCGAGCGGATAACCCAAACTCTGGCGACGAGTCCGGGGCTGAAGGTGTTGTAGCTACGCTCGTCGAGACCATAGTACTCGCCAATCAGCGGCTCGACCTCTTGCCAGCACAGAGGGCTGAACTCAatcttgttgttgtcgaCCCAGAACCGAAATCCCGCCCAGTTTCCGCCAAGAGAAATGTTGCCTCGACTATAGGCGTTGAAGCCAATGTTGGGTATACCGTAGCGAGAGATTGGGACTGGGACGCCCTCGAGGTCCTCAGGATCGCTGAGCCGGTCTCTGCCGGGCATGTTCCATGCGATTCCGGTATCGGCAGGAATGCGGCGGTTGCGGAAGTATTCTTCGGCTACATAAGAATGGTCCCCAGAGCGAATAAGACCCCAGCGGTTCAGAAGGTATCGTCGACCGACAACGTCAGGCCCATTCATCTGGAAGCCGTTAATATGCCATTCACGGTCGGCATACTCGACGATCAGAGACAGGTTTTTGGCCTTCGGGAGGCGAGCAAAGATCGGGAGATCTTTCTCAAAGGGTATATTGTAATAGGTGGGGGGGACTTCTACCACGGGTGCAGTCGATGGACCTGCAATAGTCAATCCGTCGTCGGGGGGTGCTGTAAGTCTGTTAGCATAAGGTACTCTTCATCGAAGGTTATGGTGTCTACTTACGTGCCTGACCTCGTGCAAGGTAGGTTCGATAAGCGACGTTAAGCACGTTCTCGAAAGGCAGGGCGTATTTATGATAGCCCTTGACTTCCTGAGGGTTCCAGGACGTAGACGGATGAACGGCAGGAAGACGCATTTCCATGGCCTTGAAGGTGTCGTGCTTCGGGTCAAGGCGAAACTCGACACCACCGACGCTAGACATGATAGCAGTCCCATCTTGGGGgttgatggccttgaggcATCGGACCTGATTCGACAACGAAGCGATAACTGGGTCGGAGTCCTGTATTTTCTTGAGGGTCTGTTCTTCAACGTATTCATGGATACGAGCACGAGCAATGTTTGATAGGTAGTATCGATGAGGTGCGGTGACAGAAGGAAGGGCGTTAAGGATTAcattcttcttcgtctccGTAGGGAGATCGCCAAAGGGGAAAGATGACATCCTCTATTGCTTGACGGTCAATATAGATGTTAATGAAGCAGGGTGGAGGATGTGCACTTACGTTGACGTGCTGGTACCTTTGGTACCGCGGAGTTGAGTTGTGTGACGGATAGCGTTGTCTGAGTTCCTCTTCAGTGTGGAAAGGAAGTTTCAAAGTAGCGATACCTTAAGTTCCGCCTTGAAGGGCCTTGTTAATGTTGAGTgcagagaggaagaagtgaAGGTGGGAGGAGATGTTGGGAAGAGGGATGCGAGACGAAGGCAGAAATAGGTGCACTCGCTGAGGTAAACAGATGTTGCGGAGAGTGAGTATTTACCGTCAATGCCACTGGTACGATGGGAGCAGAAGATAGAGGCCATAATATTACTGCCAATGCCAGTTCGTACGAGCCAAAGAGTAGGCTCAGGTCCAAACAAGTGATCAAGGTCGGCAGTGAACGGGACCGAGGCTTCGGTTTCAGTGGTCAAGATGAACGAACACCTTGAGATAAAAACTGGGTCAAATCAATACAAAAAGAGCCTTGTTCAACGGTTCTTAAGGAATTTCGGCAGTGTCAACGCGTTTATCAAGGCTTCCAATGGGGAAGTAGGTCGCTGGGCTGTTCCCATGGCTAACTGGCTGACTGGCTGGCTTTAACGTATGACTTCGCGGCGTTTGCAGTGAATGCGTTGCTAGATGGCACATTTGGACAGTTAGCTCGAAATAAGGCAACTCGTCTGCAGTGGTGGGTAACATATTCTGCACCctttcatctccatctcaagTGCCTAACTATCTATTCATTCTACTCCTCGCGGCCACGACCAGCTCGAAAGGCATAACATCCCGGCAACTTCATATACTTGGATTCCCTTGTTCTCAATCCCTACTTACGTAACCATAAATCTTGGAGCTCCTCTCGCCCTTGATATCATTGCAGTCATGCTTCCAATATGCCCATCCTCGCATATGTCTAACTCATTATCCTTCACTACCCGAACCCTTCCCTCCTTCTCCTGACTCAAGGGATATTTTCCAGATATCTCTTCAACAGGTGGTACAATGACTGGCTCTGTTTTCATAGAGATGACAACACATCAACCTCTGGTTCATCTCTACTTACTCCTATACGCACTAAATTCCAAAACGGTAAGATACCACCACCATTGATACCTACAACTCTTAGTATGCATGACTCAATCGATCCCGGCTGTCATATGCAAGACCACTCAACCGTCCTTGAGTGAAGAGGCCGAGAAAAGGCTTAAGACCCCCGACAATGACAGTAGCAGCTCATCGGGGTCAACTCCGGCGGACTCCGTTTTGGGCCTGCCGTTAACACCGGAAGTGAAGTTGGCCCGAGTGCTGAAGGAGTCTCCGAGCCTAGTGTCGATACACAAGAGGATGATATCAATGTTCCAAAATCTCAGCATCTGAGAGCTTCAGGTTCATGCTGTTACAGCTCATCGAAGGGTTCGACATTCACCAGAACGTAACAGGAGCGATCGTTGCTGGCGGCTTTGATGCAGTAAAGACGTGCACTTGCTACCCTCGCCATTTCACTCCACGAAAGACTTAAGGATCTGTCAAGTGTGAGCCAATGGAGCCGAAAGCTATGTCTGCACCCCCCAAGATGACGCAAACTTTCAACGGATCTCGCCAACGTTGGGCCGTAGCAAGAAGCATACCCTGCTTAATAACGGGGCTTATTATTCTTCCTCGTATTCCGGTGATTACTAGATACGGCTACCTTTTGCAGTAGTCCGACTCAACTgatttcttttatatctatatCTATTTCATACCTACAAACAGTTGGTCGAGTAGCTCCGATGGTTGTCTGCGTTGCTCGATTGCACGATTCTAGGTTCTTGACGAGTTCTCGTTGAAGACCAAGAAAGCTTCTCCAATTCCGGACAAGAAGTCTTGGCTTTGCTGGTTCAACGAGTAATATTCTTGATATCAGCACAGCCTTGAATCCTTCATGCAGGATAGTG belongs to Fusarium oxysporum Fo47 chromosome V, complete sequence and includes:
- a CDS encoding thioredoxin-like protein, which encodes MRKRRQRENKDINTSQPQQRQDYSHQLPKLNRLSSHRISKLSSKTLPISVDQYQQKNKMVHHITSNDELQKLLSSTTYVAVDFFADWCPPCKAIAPVYEQLATKHSVDNVLAFAKVNVDHVQDAARQYGITAMPTFLFFKEGKQVAVNGQVEIKGADPRSLGAAAEKLGGLAQKRVSGA